Proteins found in one Crassostrea angulata isolate pt1a10 chromosome 3, ASM2561291v2, whole genome shotgun sequence genomic segment:
- the LOC128178051 gene encoding signal recognition particle 54 kDa protein, which translates to MVLADLGRKITSALRSLGNATIINEEVLNEMLKEICKALIEADVNIKLVKSLRENVRSVIDFDEMAGGLNKRRMIQSAVFKELVKLIDPGVKAWTPTKGKNNVIMFVGLQGSGKTTTCTKLAYYYQKKGWKTCLICADTFRAGAFDQLKQNATKARIPFYGSYTEIDPVVIAQEGVEKFRSENFEIIIVDTSGRHKQEDSLFEEMLQVNNVTNPDNIVFVMDASIGQACESQAKAFKDKVDIGSVIITKLDGHAKGGGALSAVAATKSPVIFIGTGEHTDDFEPFKVQPFVSKLLGMGDIEGLIDKVNELKLDDNEDLMKKLKQGQFTLRDMYEQFQNIMKMGPFSQIMGMIPGFSSDFLTKGGEQESMARLKKLMTIMDSMNDKELDSLDGERLFTRQTGRIQRVARGAGVSIREVNELLAQYKKFAQMVKKMGGIKGLFKGGDMSKNVNPSQMAKLNQQMAKMMDPRVLQQMGGMQGLQGMMRQFQQGAAGKFGNMFGNMDR; encoded by the exons ATGGTTTTAGCAGACTTAGGAAGGAAAATCACGTCTGCCCTGCGATCTTTGGGCAATGCAACGATTATCAATGAAGAG GTTCTGAATGAAATGCTCAAGGAGATCTGCAAAGCTCTCATAGAGGCAGATGTAAATATCAAACTTGTCAAATCTCTCAGAGAAAATGTCAG GTCTGTAATAGACTTTGATGAAATGGCAGGAGGATTAAACAAAAGAAGAATGATCCAGTCAGCTGTTTTCAAAGAACTAGTGAAA TTGATTGATCCTGGTGTGAAAGCCTGGACTCCCACCAAAGGCAAAAACAATGTAATCATGTTCGTTGGACTTCAGGGAAGTGGAAAAACCACAACCTGTACCAAA CTTGCTTATTATTATCAAAAGAAAGGTTGGAAGACCTGCTTAATCTGTGCAGATACTTTCCGTGCTGGAGCTTTTGATCAGCTAAAACAGAATGCTACTAAAGCCAGAATTCCATTTTATGGAAG TTACACAGAGATTGATCCAGTGGTGATAGCCCAGGAAGGAGTGGAGAAATTCAGATCTGAGAATTTCGAGATCATTATTGTGGACACCAGTGGTCGTCACAAACAGGAGGATTCTTTGTTTGAGGAAATGTTACAAGTTAACAATGTCACA AACCCAGACAATATTGTGTTTGTGATGGACGCATCAATTGGTCAAGCCTGTGAGTCCCAG GCTAAAGCTTTTAAAGACAAGGTAGACATTGGGTCGGTCATCATCACTAAACTGGATGGTCACGCTAAAGGAGGAGGAGCCCTCAGTGC AGTGGCAGCCACAAAGAGTCCTGTCATTTTCATTGGTACAGGAGAACACACAGATGACTTTGAACCATTCAAAGTTCAGCCTTTCGTCAGCAAATTGTTGG GTATGGGAGATATTGAAGGTCTGATAGATAAAGTGAATGAACTGAAGTTAGATGACAATGAAGACTTGAtgaaaaaactaaaacaag GTCAGTTCACTCTTCGAGATATGTATGAACAGTTCCAGAACATCATGAAGATGGGTCCTTTCAGTCAGATCATG GGCATGATCCCAGGGTTTAGCTCCGATTTCTTGACAAAGGGAGGAGAACAGGAATCAATGGCTCGCCTAAAGAAACTCATGACTATAATGGACAGCATGAATGACAAAG AGTTGGACAGTTTGGATGGAGAGAGGTTGTTTACACGACAGACGGGGCGGATCCAGAGGGTGGCACGAGGAGCGGGAGTGTCCATTCGGGAGGTCAATGAGCTTCTGGCCCAGTACAAGAAGTTTGCTCAGATGGTGAAGAAGATGGGAGGCATAAAGGGACTCTTCAAGG GTGGTGATATGAGTAAGAATGTCAATCCTTCACAAATGGCCAAACTGAACCAACAGATGGCAAAGATGATGGACCCCAGGGTACTCCAGCAGATGG GTGGAATGCAAGGATTACAGGGGATGATGAGACAATTCCAACAAGGAGCTGCTGGAAAGTTTGGCAACATGTTTGGAAATATGGACAGATAG